GGCCAGCCGATCAACTCCGCGGAAGACGCGATCAGGCTCTACCAGCAGATATCCAGCATCAGTTCGGTGCAAATGGATATCACGCGCGGCGGCAAAAGCGAGTCACTTTATTACCAGTTCGCGCAAAATCAGTAAGGTTTTCCAATGCCCATGACGTCACTGAACATACCGGATTGAGGATGGCCGACTCCCGTAATTCCCTGGCAGTACATCTCGCCGCGCTGGCGTTGGGCATCCTGCTCGCCACCCCGTTATCCACGCATGCGCAGGACCAGGCGGACGAGGCGGAAATGAACGCACCACCCATGCCGGCCGCCCCGTCTCCGCCCCTGAACGGAGGAAGCCACCCGGCCTCACCCCTGACACCGATGGGCGCCGCCCCGGCGCCGCGCCCGGCTCCGCCCATGCCGCCTTCCCGGCCATCCTCGGTGACGCCGACCGTCACGGCGCCCGCCGGACCGGCCTTGCGCCCGGGCGAAATGATGTTCAACTTCCAGGAAGCGGACATCCAGGCGGTGGTCAAGACCGTATCGCAAATCACGGGCAAGAATTTCCTGCTCGATCCGCGCGTCAAGGGCAAGCTGACCATCATCTCCACCCAGCCGGTATCCCGGAAAGCCATTTACCAGATATTTCTGGCATCGCTGAAGGCGCAGGGTTATACCGCGATCGACAGCGCCAGCGGCTTCGTCAAGCTGGTGCCGATCGCCGATGCGAAACAGAATGCCGATGTCACCACCGGCATGATGCCGCGACCAGGCGAGCAGACCATGACGCATGTCATCACGGTCCAGCACAGCTCCGCCGCGCAACTGGTGCCGCTGTTGCGTCCGCTGATGGCGCCGACCAGCCAGCTTTCGGTGTACTCGCCGAGCAATACCCTGATTGTCACGGATTACGCCGACAACATTCGTAATCTGCTGCGTATCGTCGAGATCATCGACCAGCGTGGCGGCGCGGAGCTGGCCATCATTCCCCTGAAGTATGCTTCGGCATTGGACATTGCCGACATGGTCGTCCGGCTTTATCCCAATGTTTCCCAGTCTCCCGGAACGCCCGGCCCCGCCCAGGCTGCCGGCGGCGAGGCGGATCGCGTCACCATCCTGCCCGATCTGCGCACCAACAGCCTGCTGGTGCGCGCGGAAAATCAGGGTGCCATCAAGGACCTGCGCGAATTCGTGGAAAAGCTGGACGTGCCGGCCAAGGTTTCCGGCAATACCCGCGTGGTATATCTGCGCAACGCCGAAGCCACCAAGCTGGCCGAAATTCTGCGCGGCTTGTTGACGGGCGAGGCACGCGCGCAAACGACCGCCGCGGTGGTGCCGGGACGCCCCGCGGCAACCAAATCCGGCGCCGAGTCCTCGCAAATCCAGGCCGACGAATCCACCAATTCACTGGTCATCAGCGCCCCGGACGCGGTATTTAATAATCTGCGCGCCGTCATCGAAAAACTCGACGTGCGGCGCGCGCAGGTATACGTCGAAGCGCTCATTGCGGAAATCACGACCGACAAGGCATCGCAATTCGGATTCCAGTGGGCGGCGGGCGCGCAATCGGGAAGCGGGACCGTTGGCGGCCTGACCAATTTCCCCAACTCCGGCACATCGATCGTGGGAGTCGCCACCAACCCGACATCGCTGGGCTCCGCGGGCGGATTGTCGTTGGCCTATCTCGGCAGAAAAATTACCCTTTCGGACGGCACCGAGGTACGCAGTCTCGGAGCCTTGGCGCGCGCGCTCGAGGAAAAAAGCATCGGCAATATTCTGTCCACGCCCAATCTGCTCACGCTGGACAACGCCGAGGCGAAAATCGTCGTGGGCCAGAACGTTCCCTTCGTGACGGGAAGTTTTTCGCAGGCGACATCCACCAGCGGAACCGTAAACCCGTTTCAGACCATTGAACGCAAAGACGTCGGCCTGACCCTGAAAATCAAACCGCAGATATCGGAAGGCGGCACTGTCAAGCTCCAGATCTCCCAGGAAAGCTCCAGCGTCGCTCAGGCGACCGGCGTACAGGCCTCGGACCTGATCACGAACAAGCGCTCTCTCGAAACGACTGTCGTGGTGGATGATGGCAACACCATCGTGCTGGGTGGATTGATCGAAGACAGCGCGCGGGAAAACACCCAGGCCGTTCCTTTCCTTGGCCGCATTCCCCTGTTGGGCTGGTTGTTCAAGTATCGCACCGAGACAAAAACAAAAACCAATCTGATGGTGTTTTTGCGTCCGGTCATCGTCCGGGGCCCGGAAGACAGCTATGGTTTCAGCTCCAGCCGTTATTCGCACATCAATGCCGAGCAAAAGAAAATCAGCAATCAGCCGGCGCCCATCCTCGAGGACTTCAAACCGAGGGAGCCGCTGCCTCCCGGTCCGACCGAGAGCAAAAAGGACGCCAGAATTACCGAAGAAATCCCGTCGGACAAAACATTTGGGCCGCCTAATGTTCCCGACGCGACGTCGCCATCCGACCGCGCATCGCCTTAACCATTCCTGACGGCCGCCATGGACAACGCGCCCGACCTGCAAGCCCTGGACCCCGCCTGGACCCAGCGTCTGCCCTATCATTTCGCGCGCCGCCACGGTGTCATCAGCGCCTGCGTGCGTGACGGCCTGCTCGAGGTCTGGGCCAAACCGGGCGTCACCAGCGCGACCCTGGCGGAACTGGACCGCGCGCTGGGCCAGCCGATCCAGGTGCGCGAGCTGAGCCCGGCCATGTTCGATTCCGCCCTCAACCGCGCCTACGAGCGCGGCGTGTCGCAGGCCATGGACATCGTCGACGATCTCGACGAAGACCTCGACCTGGCGGAACTGGCGCAAAACCTGCCGCAGGCCATGGACCTGATGGAAAGCGAGGACGATGCGCCGATCGTGCGGCTCATCAACGCCCTGTTGACCCAGGCGGTGCGCGAGGGCGCTTCCGACATCCATATCGAACCGTTCGAGACCCGTTCCGTGGTGCGTTACCGCATCGACGGCGTGTTGCGCGACATCGTCGAGCCGCAGCGCGCCCTGCACGGCGTGATCGTCTCGCGCGTCAAGATCATGGCCAGCCTCGACATCGCCGAGAAGCGCCTGCCGCAGGACGGCCGCATCACGCTGCGACTCGCAGGCCGGCCGGTGGACGTGCGCGTCTCGACGGTGCCGACCGGTCATGGCGAGCGCGTGGTGCTGCGTCTGCTGGACAAGCAGGCCGGGCGCCTTGACCTGACAGGCCTGGGCATGTCGAACGACACGCTGAAAATACTGGTGGAACTGATCAACCAGCCGCACGGGATTATCCTGGTCACCGGCCCCACCGGCTCGGGCAAAACCACCACGTTGTACGCCGCACTGGGCAAGCTCGACAGCACCCAGCACAACATCCTCACGGTCGAGGACCCGGTCGAATACGATCTCGACGGCATCGGCCAGATGCAGGTCAACGCCAAGATCGATCTCACTTTCGCGCGGGCGTTGCGCTCCATCCTGCGCCAGGATCCGGACATCATCATGATCGGCGAAATCCGCGATCTCGAGACCGCGCAGATCGCGGTGCAGGCGAGCCTGACCGGACACCTGGTACTGGCCACCCTGCACACCAATGACGCCGTCGGCGCGGTGACGCGCCTGGTGGACATGGGCGTGGAGCCGTTTCTGGTGGCCTCGAGCCTGCTCGGCGTGCTGGCCCAGCGCCTGGTGCGCAAACTCTGCCCGGTCTGCCGCCGCGAGCACACGCCGGACGCGGCCGAGCGCAAAATGCTCGATGACAGCCAGGGCACCTCCGGGGCAAGGTCCATCTACGCACCCGGAACCTGTCCCGCCTGCTCCAATACGGGATATCAGGGACGCACCGGTATTTACGAACTGCTGAGCATTGACGAAAGCATGCGTACCCTCATCCACGATGGCGCTTCCGAGGGAAAATTGCGCGACTATGCCCGCGCGCACGGCATGCGCACCATCCGTGACGACGGCCTGCGCTGGGTGCGCGCGGGCGCGACCAGCCTCGAAGAAGTGCTGCGCGTGACACGCGAATGACGGACCGGAAAAAAAGAAATAACAGTTGTAGCCCGGATGAAGCGCAGCGGAATCCGGGGTTTGTTAATGCTTCCCCGGATTCCGGCGCTACGCGCCTCCATCCGGGCTACGTCGGGTTAGCGTAAGTCTATGGCGGCCTTCGAATACCAGGCGCTGGATGCCATGGGTCACGCCGTGAAGGGCGTGATGGAAGGCGACGCCGAGCGCCAGGTGCGCGCGGCGCTGCGCGAGAAAGGCCTGACGCCGTTGCAGG
The DNA window shown above is from Sulfuricaulis limicola and carries:
- the gspD gene encoding type II secretion system secretin GspD, which encodes MADSRNSLAVHLAALALGILLATPLSTHAQDQADEAEMNAPPMPAAPSPPLNGGSHPASPLTPMGAAPAPRPAPPMPPSRPSSVTPTVTAPAGPALRPGEMMFNFQEADIQAVVKTVSQITGKNFLLDPRVKGKLTIISTQPVSRKAIYQIFLASLKAQGYTAIDSASGFVKLVPIADAKQNADVTTGMMPRPGEQTMTHVITVQHSSAAQLVPLLRPLMAPTSQLSVYSPSNTLIVTDYADNIRNLLRIVEIIDQRGGAELAIIPLKYASALDIADMVVRLYPNVSQSPGTPGPAQAAGGEADRVTILPDLRTNSLLVRAENQGAIKDLREFVEKLDVPAKVSGNTRVVYLRNAEATKLAEILRGLLTGEARAQTTAAVVPGRPAATKSGAESSQIQADESTNSLVISAPDAVFNNLRAVIEKLDVRRAQVYVEALIAEITTDKASQFGFQWAAGAQSGSGTVGGLTNFPNSGTSIVGVATNPTSLGSAGGLSLAYLGRKITLSDGTEVRSLGALARALEEKSIGNILSTPNLLTLDNAEAKIVVGQNVPFVTGSFSQATSTSGTVNPFQTIERKDVGLTLKIKPQISEGGTVKLQISQESSSVAQATGVQASDLITNKRSLETTVVVDDGNTIVLGGLIEDSARENTQAVPFLGRIPLLGWLFKYRTETKTKTNLMVFLRPVIVRGPEDSYGFSSSRYSHINAEQKKISNQPAPILEDFKPREPLPPGPTESKKDARITEEIPSDKTFGPPNVPDATSPSDRASP
- the gspE gene encoding type II secretion system ATPase GspE gives rise to the protein MDNAPDLQALDPAWTQRLPYHFARRHGVISACVRDGLLEVWAKPGVTSATLAELDRALGQPIQVRELSPAMFDSALNRAYERGVSQAMDIVDDLDEDLDLAELAQNLPQAMDLMESEDDAPIVRLINALLTQAVREGASDIHIEPFETRSVVRYRIDGVLRDIVEPQRALHGVIVSRVKIMASLDIAEKRLPQDGRITLRLAGRPVDVRVSTVPTGHGERVVLRLLDKQAGRLDLTGLGMSNDTLKILVELINQPHGIILVTGPTGSGKTTTLYAALGKLDSTQHNILTVEDPVEYDLDGIGQMQVNAKIDLTFARALRSILRQDPDIIMIGEIRDLETAQIAVQASLTGHLVLATLHTNDAVGAVTRLVDMGVEPFLVASSLLGVLAQRLVRKLCPVCRREHTPDAAERKMLDDSQGTSGARSIYAPGTCPACSNTGYQGRTGIYELLSIDESMRTLIHDGASEGKLRDYARAHGMRTIRDDGLRWVRAGATSLEEVLRVTRE